The following are encoded in a window of Colletotrichum lupini chromosome 3, complete sequence genomic DNA:
- a CDS encoding BOP1NT domain-containing protein, with protein sequence MGARQALGKRKEPQADVSAPVDDEFGATLEGVLSGSEDDSDYEETSESEGEDNGLNGEESEDEEDDEDILSDEIPSDADDEDIASKLKSTNLGKDAGAVDNEEDDKPNYRVVTGANGEERYEYDEINAEYDSDDSDAQEPVNTIGNIPLSFYDSYPHIGYDINGKKIMRPAAGEALDALLETIELPKGWTGLTDPQTGKPLNLSQDELELLRRVQMNEVPEEGYDPYPEMVHWFTAHEEKMPLSAAPEPKRRFVPSKHEAKRIAKLVKAIKDGHILPYKSAEEKEKEEAEKEEVYYDVWANEEERPPHVMDIPAPKLPPPGYDLSYNPPPEYLPTEAEREEWEKADPEDREKEYMPAKFDSLRKVPAYGEFVKERFERCLDLYLAPRVRKNRLNIDPASLLPKLPRPEELRPFPTSCQTVFRGHEGRVRSSAISPNGEWLASGGDDGTVRLWHLRTGRQEWMAKLSLDEAVNAVRWRPNKETFILAAAAGEDLFFAVPPRGADGIDKASRDIIDAGFGYATQNPQPAAAVTKEHPGKWARPGSKLEAAGVLLKATVRSVIKVINWHRRGDFLSTVSPNGQRSAVAIHTLSKHLTQIPFRKLPGLAQTAQFHPSRPLFFVATQRMIRCYDLQRQELVKVIQPGARWISSFDVHSGGDNIVVGSYDRRLLWHDLDLSNRPYKTMRFHSEAIRAVKYHRSFPLFADASDDGTLQIFHGKVVTDLMENPTIVPVKMLKGHKIVNKLGVLDVDWHPTEPWCVSAGADGTCILWT encoded by the exons ATGGGTGCACGACAAGCGTTAGGCAAGCGGAAGGAGCCGCAGGCGGATGTATCTGCTCCTGTTGACGACGAGTTTGGCGCAACGTTGGAAGGTGTCTTGTCCGGGAGCGAAGATGATTCCGACTACGAAGAAACTTCCGAGTCTGAGGGCGAAGACAATGGCCTGAACGGCGAGGAGTCAGAGGACGAGGAAGACGATGAGGACATTCTCAGCGACGAAATACCATCCGATGCCGACGACGAAGACATTGCCTCCAAGCTCAAGTCAACAAACCTAGGCAAGGACGCTGGCGCTGTCGACAACGAAGAGGACGACAAGCCCAACTATCGCGTCGTGACTGGTGCCAACGGCGAAGAGCGCTACGAGTACGACGAAATTAACGCCGAGTACGACTCCGACGACAGTGACGCCCAGGAGCCCGTCAACACAATTGGCAACATCCCTCTTTCTTTCTACGATTCTTACCCTCACATCGGGTACGACATCAATGGCAAGAAGATTATGCGCCCGGCCGCCGGCGAGGCATTGGATGCCCTGCTCGAGACCATTGAGCTCCCCAAGGGCTGGACTGGCTTGACGGACCCCCAGACCGGCAAGCCCCTCAACCTGAGCCAGGATGAGCTGGAGCTTTTGCGCCGCGTACAGATGAACGAGGTTCCCGAAGAAGGCTATGATCCTTACCCC GAAATGGTCCACTGGTTCACAGCACACGAGGAGAAGATGCCCCTTAGCGCGGCGCCCGAACCGAAACGCCGTTTCGTCCCCTCCAAGCACGAGGCGAAGCGCATTGCCAAGCTCGTCAAGGCCATCAAGGACGGACACATCTTGCCGTACAAGTCGGCggaagagaaggagaaggaggaagcCGAGAAGGAAGAAGTCTACTACGACGTATGGGCGAACGAGGAGGAGCGCCCGCCGCACGTCATGGACATCCCGGCACCCAAGCTTCCTCCTCCAGGCTACGACCTCAGTTACAACCCTCCCCCCGAGTACCTCCCAACAGAAGCCGAGAGGGAAGAGTGGGAGAAGGCCGATCCCGAGGACAGAGAGAAGGAGTACATGCCCGCCAAGTTTGATTCGTTGCGCAAAGTCCCCGCCTACGGCGAGTTCGTCAAGGAGCGCTTTGAGCGCTGTCTGGATCTTTACCTCGCTCCTCGCGTGCGCAAGAACAGGCTCAACATCGACCCGGCGTCACTTCTTCCCAAGCTGCCCCGTCCCGAGGAGCTCAGGCCTTTCCCCACATCTTGCCAGACTGTCTTCCGCGGCCACGAGGGTCGCGTGCGGTCTTCTGCCATCAGCCCTAACGGCGAGTGGCTTGCAAGCGGTGGTGACGACGGTACTGTGCGCTTGTGGCATCTCCGTACCGGTCGCCAGGAGTGGATGGCCAAGCTCAGTCTCGATGAGGCTGTGAACGCTGTCCGCTGGCGTCCTAACAAGGAGACCTTCATCCTGGCCGCCGCTGCAGGTGAAGACCTCTTCTTTGCAGTTCCTCCCCGCGGTGCGGACGGCATTGACAAGGCCAGCCGTGACATTATCGACGCTGGTTTCGGTTACGCCACGCAGAACCCTCAACCCGCAGCTGCAGTCACCAAGGAGCACCCGGGCAAGTGGGCCAGACCCGGCTCTAAGCTGGAGGCTGCTGGCGTCCTGCTCAAGGCCACTGTCAGGTCCGTCATCAAAGTGATCAACTGGCACAGACGCGGAGACTTCCTCAGCACCGTCTCCCCCAACGGCCAGCGCAGCGCAGTTGCTATTCACACCCTCTCGAAGCATCTGACTCAGATTCCCTTCCGCAAGCTGCCCGGTCTCGCCCAGACGGCGCAGTTCCACCCGTCGCGGCCGCTCTTCTTTGTCGCGACCCAGCGCATGATCCGCTGCTACGACCTCCAGAGACAGGAACTCGTCAAGGTCATCCAGCCCGGCGCCCGCTGGATTTCGTCCTTTGACGTGCATTCTGGCGGTGACAACATCGTGGTGGGATCCTACGACAGACGCCTGCTGTGGCACGATCTCGACCTCTCCAACCGCCCGTACAAGACGATGCGCTTCCACTCGGAGGCCATCCGCGCCGTCAAGTACCACCGCAGTTTCCCCCTGTTCGCCGACGCCAGTGATGACGGCACGCTGCAAATCTTCCACGGCAAGGTCGTGACCGATCTCATGGAGAACCCGACCATTGTGCCGGTGAAGATGCTCAAGGGTCACAAGATTGTCAACAAGCTCGGTGTTCTGGACGTGGACTGGCATCCTACGGAGCCTTGGTGTGTGAGTGCCGGCGCTGACGGCACCTGTATCCTCTGGACCTGA
- a CDS encoding short-chain dehydrogenase — MPLHQGFLPREGLTADPIFRLIARTALNPSVLLPLLLLARYTKKGGDLAILHPTAFSRIKFLAYCAVTRWASSWLSRRALNNWVDDRYDWRREIVLVTGGAGGIGGHVARLLAEHGATVVVLDIQDLTFTAASNVHYFKCDITSTEKLGAVANEIRAKVGHPTVLINNAGVARGKTVLDSTERDIRFTFDVNTLAHYWTTKEFLPHMAKMNHGMIVTVASYASYLCVPNMVDYGASKAAAMAFHEGITAELTTRYNAPRVRTVLVNQGFTKTPLFTGYEQGVEFIVPALEPETVADAVVRQVLTGESGHVVLPAYGNVLTALRAFPYWYQHRIRGEAQKLMKNFSGRQVVKDVEGFYEKRDKKAEEAQERPEESTVLVAEPIPEPNGIE, encoded by the exons ATGCCTCTACACCAGGGCTTCCTCCCACGCGAGGGCCTCACAGCCGACCCCATCTTCCGCCTCATCGCCAGGACCGCCCTGAACCCGTCCGTACTCCTCCCGCTCCTACTCCTCGCCCGCTACACCAAAAAGGGCGGCGACCTTGCCATCCTCCACCCCACGGCCTTTTCGCGCATCAAGTTCCTGGCGTACTGCGCCGTCACGCGCTGGGCGAGCAGCTGGCTCTCGCGGCGCGCCCTGAACAACTGGGTCGACGACCGGTACGACTGGCGCAGGGAGATTGTCCTCGTCACGGGCGGTGCTGGTGGGATTGGTGGGCATGTTGCGCGGTTGTTGGCCGAGCACGGTGCTACTGTCGTTGTGTTGGATATCCAGGACTTGACTTTCACTGCTG CTTCCAACGTGCACTATTTCAAGTGCGACATCACGTCGACTGAGAAACTCGGAGCCGTAGCCAACGAGATTCGTGCAAAGGTCGGCCACCCGACGGTGCTGATCAACAATGCCGGCGTAGCGCGTGGAAAGACGGTCCTCGACTCGACGGAACGGGATATCCGCTTTACCTTCGACGTCAACACGCTTGCGCACTACTGGACGACCAAGGAATTCCTCCCGCACATGGCGAAGATGAACCACGGCATGATTGTGACGGTTGCATCGTACGCAAGCTACCTCTGCGTTCCCAACATG GTCGACTACGGCGCGTCCAAAGCCGCCGCCATGGCGTTCCACGAGGGCATCACAGCAGAGCTCACCACCCGGTACAACGCCCCGCGGGTGCGCACGGTACTGGTCAACCAGGGCTTCACAAAGACTCCACTGTTCACCGGCTACGAGCAGGGCGTGGAGTTCATTGTCCCGGCGCTGGAGCCCGAGACTGTCGCCGACGCCGTGGTCAGGCAGGTGCTCACGGGCGAGAGCGGCCACGTCGTCCTGCCCGCGTACGGCAACGTGCTGACGGCGCTGCGGGCGTTCCCGTACTGGTACCAGCACCGCATCCGGGGCGAGGCGCAGAAGCTGATGAAGAACTTTTCGGGCCGGCAGGTGGTCAAGGACGTTGAGGGGTTCTACGAGAAGAGGGACAAGAAGGCCGAAGAGGCGCAAGAGAGGCCAGAGGAGAGCACGGTGTTGGTTGCGGAACCCATTCCCGAGCCGAATGGCATTGAATGA
- a CDS encoding methyltransferase domain-containing protein, which translates to MTTERYPDELIVGDDTEDESQSEVGSVASSSTSLRDSVLDYRLENGRTYHRYKDGKYTKPNDEREMDRLELENELWLISLDFASGVAPPAQKDSKFVCSRALDVGTGTGSWAIDFADDHPESEQFIGSLIVLSVPPNLKFEIDDLEEDWTWSRPFSYIHSRVMTGAVNDWDIYLRKIYKNLEPGGWVELQELDVFVTSDDGTLTEKHALSQWSKLLHGASEKLGRPYIDPKSLNLKAAGFVDVSITTFKWPLNEWPKDPKYKQLGRIQLENGTTGMEAFTMAAFTRAYEWSPEEVNVFLVDVRNDLRNKAIHAYMPAYVLIPPLYCIIGRKPEKGELEAKEESTA; encoded by the exons ATGACGACTGAGAGGTATCCTGACGAGTTGATTGTGGGGGACGATACGGAAGATGAGAGCCAGTCAGAGGTTGGGAGT GTTGCCTCGTCCAGCACAAGTCTGCGCGACTCCGTCCTCGACTACCGCCTCGAGAACGGTAGGACATACCACCGTTACAAAGACGGCA AATACACGAAGCCCAACGATGAGCGGGAAATGGACAGACTCG AGCTGGAGAATGAGTTGTGGCTGATTTCTCTCGACTTCGCTTCCGGCGTCGCCCCGCCCGCCCAGAAGGACTCAAAGTTCGTGTGTTCTCGTGCACTGGACGTCGGTACCGGTACCGGTAGCTGGGCCATCGACTTTGCAGATGATCATCCGGAGTCAGAG CAATTCATCGGTTCACTGATTGTTCTCAGCGTGCCCCCAAACCTCAAATTCGAGATTGATGACCTCGAGGAGGACTGGACGTGGTCCCGCCCTTTCAGCTACATCCACAGCAGAGTCATGACAGGCGCCGTCAACGACTGGGACATTTATCTCCGCAAGATATACAA GAACCTCGAGCCAGGCGGCTGGGTTGAGCTGCAAGAGCTCGACGTCTTCGTCACCTCGGACGACGGCACCCTCACGGAGAAGCACGCGCTCTCGCAATGGAGCAAGCTCCTCCACGGCGCCTCGGAGAAGCTCGGCCGCCCCTACATTGACCCCAAGTCCCTGAACCTCAAGGCCGCCGGCTTCGTCGACGTGTCCATCACCACCTTCAAGTGGCCGCTCAACGAGTGGCCCAAGGACCCCAAGTACAAGCAGCTGGGCAGGATCCAGCTCGAGAACGGCACGACTGGGATGGAGGCTTTCACGATGGCGGCGTTTACGCGCGCGTACGAGTGGTCGCCCGAGGAGGTCAACGTCTTCCTCGTCGATGTCCGGAATGATCTTAGGAACAAGGCTATTCATGCTTATATGCCAGCGTATGTCTTAATCCCTCCTCT GTACTGCATTATTGGTCGCAAACCGGAGAAGGGTGAGCTTGAGGCGAAGGAGGAGAGTACTGCTTAA